In a genomic window of Flavobacterium lipolyticum:
- the ypfJ gene encoding KPN_02809 family neutral zinc metallopeptidase, with the protein MKWKGTRESDNVEDRRSISGGKVAIGGGVIGIIILLLNVFGGETGQTVGNVLEQMQGGQQTTETAAPLSKEDEEMGHFVRSVLAKTEDTWEKKFAAEGLTYKKPKLVLFKGSEQTACGGASSASGPFYCPGDQKVYMDLGFFEELKTKFGAQGGDFAIAYVIAHEIGHHIQTLLGTSAKMRQAQEGKSEAEANKLSVALELQADFYAGVWAHDNQQYIEAGDIEEALSAANAVGDDAIQSKMQGQVVPDSFTHGTSAQRMFWFKKGFQTGDIKQGNTFDEIR; encoded by the coding sequence ATGAAATGGAAAGGAACGCGAGAAAGCGATAATGTTGAAGACCGAAGATCAATTTCTGGCGGAAAAGTTGCCATTGGCGGTGGAGTTATCGGTATAATTATTCTATTATTAAATGTTTTTGGTGGTGAAACCGGCCAAACTGTAGGTAATGTATTAGAGCAAATGCAAGGCGGACAACAAACCACTGAAACTGCTGCCCCATTGAGTAAAGAAGATGAAGAAATGGGACATTTCGTAAGATCTGTTCTGGCTAAAACGGAAGACACCTGGGAGAAAAAATTCGCAGCAGAAGGACTTACTTATAAAAAACCTAAATTGGTTCTCTTTAAAGGCTCTGAACAAACTGCATGTGGTGGAGCTTCATCTGCATCCGGGCCGTTTTATTGCCCGGGAGACCAAAAAGTATATATGGATTTAGGCTTCTTTGAAGAACTAAAAACTAAATTTGGTGCCCAAGGTGGGGATTTCGCTATTGCGTACGTTATAGCACACGAAATAGGCCATCACATACAAACACTGCTGGGAACCTCGGCAAAAATGCGACAGGCACAGGAAGGAAAAAGTGAAGCAGAAGCCAATAAACTGTCTGTAGCCCTGGAATTACAAGCCGACTTTTATGCCGGAGTATGGGCTCATGACAACCAACAATATATAGAAGCTGGCGATATCGAAGAAGCTTTAAGTGCAGCCAACGCCGTTGGAGACGACGCCATTCAAAGCAAAATGCAGGGACAAGTGGTTCCGGATTCCTTTACTCACGGTACATCCGCACAGAGAATGTTCTGGTTCAAAAAAGGTTTCCAAACCGGAGACATCAAACAAGGTAATACCTTTGATGAAATAAGATAG
- the bshB1 gene encoding bacillithiol biosynthesis deacetylase BshB1, with product MKLDILAFGAHPDDVELGCAGTILKEVSLGKKVGIVDLTRGELGTRGTAEIRDEEAKEAAKILGVLVRENLGMRDGFFTNDEKHQLEVIKMIRKYKPEIVLCNAIDDRHIDHGKGSKLVSDACFLSGLAKIETSIDGERQEAWRPKVVYHYIQWKNIVPDFVVDITGFEKKKVEAVSAYKTQFYDPNSKEPATPITSKNFFESLDYRAKDLGRLVGKDFAEGFTVERCLAVNSLENLL from the coding sequence ATGAAACTAGACATATTAGCATTTGGTGCACATCCTGATGATGTAGAATTGGGTTGCGCGGGAACAATTTTAAAAGAAGTATCACTGGGTAAAAAAGTGGGTATTGTCGATTTGACACGTGGAGAGTTAGGAACGCGTGGTACGGCGGAAATCAGAGATGAAGAAGCGAAAGAGGCAGCAAAGATATTAGGAGTTTTGGTTCGTGAAAATCTGGGCATGCGTGATGGCTTTTTTACGAATGATGAAAAACACCAGCTGGAGGTCATTAAAATGATTCGAAAGTACAAACCAGAGATTGTATTGTGTAATGCAATTGACGACCGCCATATTGATCACGGGAAAGGCAGTAAATTAGTTTCGGATGCCTGCTTCTTGTCTGGATTGGCAAAAATCGAAACCTCGATCGACGGAGAGCGTCAGGAAGCCTGGCGACCAAAGGTGGTGTACCATTATATACAGTGGAAAAACATCGTGCCGGACTTTGTAGTGGATATTACAGGTTTTGAAAAGAAAAAGGTTGAAGCGGTTTCGGCATATAAAACTCAGTTTTATGACCCAAATTCAAAAGAACCAGCTACACCAATTACGAGTAAAAACTTCTTTGAAAGTTTAGATTATCGTGCGAAGGATTTAGGAAGGCTTGTTGGTAAAGATTTTGCTGAAGGTTTTACTGTTGAAAGGTGTTTGGCTGTCAATAGTTTAGAAAATTTACTGTAA
- a CDS encoding PaaI family thioesterase: MNYTKEQILARCNEFSKNTLMETLKIEYIDAGPDFLTAKMPVNPSVHQPMGLLHGGASVALAESVGSAASFFFIDMKEQEVRGIEISANHLKSIREGWVFGTARIIHKGRSIHLWEIKITDEEGNLISLCKLTNMVLEKKKTV; encoded by the coding sequence ATGAATTATACAAAAGAGCAGATTTTAGCGCGCTGTAATGAGTTCTCAAAAAACACATTGATGGAAACGCTAAAAATAGAATATATCGATGCAGGGCCTGATTTTTTAACTGCAAAAATGCCTGTAAATCCTTCTGTTCATCAGCCAATGGGCTTGTTACACGGTGGAGCTTCAGTAGCTCTGGCTGAAAGTGTTGGTAGTGCAGCGTCTTTCTTTTTTATTGATATGAAAGAACAGGAAGTACGTGGAATCGAGATTTCAGCAAATCATTTGAAAAGTATTCGGGAAGGCTGGGTTTTTGGAACCGCAAGAATCATTCACAAAGGAAGAAGTATTCACTTGTGGGAAATCAAGATTACGGATGAAGAAGGAAATCTGATTTCGCTTTGCAAACTGACCAATATGGTTTTGGAAAAAAAGAAAACAGTATAG
- a CDS encoding chorismate-binding protein → MNDFFSKIIVQYEKCLPFVMYSKPNSTTIFALLQQNDTLHKISDYKEKGFVFASFDEKQLILIPENESEILTAEQLEIAFETAEMEDSVIDNEARLHYEALVSKGIQAIQNDEFKKVVLSRSEEVTLSEFDFVSTFQHLIQLYPTTFSYVFFHPKIGFWMGATPERLLKANGNVFETVALAGTQKATLETDILWQQKEKDEQQYVTDFIVKRLREVASSVDVSEPYSVKAGSIWHIKTDISGVLNENSTLEEVIDTLHPTPAVCGLPKKKAKAFIIENENYDRTFYTGFLGELNSSFAHDEISSDFYVNLRSMQIQENKVILYMGCGITRESVPEKEWEESVNKSMTMKRVLRVMSYEL, encoded by the coding sequence ATGAATGATTTTTTTTCTAAAATTATAGTACAGTACGAAAAGTGTTTGCCTTTTGTAATGTACTCTAAACCGAATTCTACCACTATTTTTGCGCTTTTGCAGCAAAATGATACGTTGCATAAAATCTCCGATTACAAGGAAAAAGGTTTTGTTTTTGCTTCTTTTGATGAAAAACAACTGATATTGATTCCGGAGAATGAATCTGAAATTTTAACAGCAGAACAGCTGGAAATTGCTTTTGAGACTGCTGAAATGGAAGATTCAGTTATTGATAACGAGGCCAGATTACACTACGAAGCATTGGTTTCAAAAGGAATTCAGGCGATTCAAAATGACGAATTCAAAAAGGTAGTATTATCCAGAAGCGAAGAAGTAACTTTAAGCGAGTTCGATTTTGTGTCTACTTTTCAGCACTTGATTCAATTGTATCCCACGACTTTCTCATATGTTTTTTTTCATCCAAAAATAGGTTTCTGGATGGGAGCCACACCGGAACGACTGCTGAAAGCCAACGGAAATGTTTTTGAAACAGTGGCTTTGGCCGGAACACAAAAAGCAACCCTGGAAACGGATATCTTATGGCAGCAAAAGGAGAAAGACGAGCAGCAATATGTAACTGACTTTATTGTAAAAAGATTACGTGAAGTAGCTTCTTCTGTGGATGTATCTGAACCTTACAGTGTAAAAGCGGGATCGATCTGGCATATCAAAACAGATATTTCGGGAGTATTGAATGAGAATTCGACGCTTGAGGAAGTAATCGATACATTGCATCCGACACCCGCAGTTTGCGGTCTGCCAAAGAAAAAGGCAAAGGCATTTATTATTGAAAATGAAAATTACGACAGGACTTTTTATACGGGATTTCTCGGGGAGTTAAACAGCAGTTTTGCTCATGATGAGATCAGTTCTGATTTCTACGTAAATTTACGCAGCATGCAAATTCAGGAGAATAAGGTGATTCTTTACATGGGGTGTGGTATTACAAGGGAAAGCGTTCCGGAAAAGGAGTGGGAGGAAAGCGTGAACAAGTCGATGACAATGAAAAGAGTGTTGAGAGTTATGAGTTATGAGTTATGA
- a CDS encoding endonuclease — translation MKKNYFLLLLMFAATAFAQIPTGYYNTATGTGYTLKTQLYNIIKGHTDNGYAGLYTTYQTSDVDNFFENDGTVLDMYSENPSGTDPYNYTTGSTQRCGNYVSEGDCYNREHIIPQSVFNEQSPMVSDAHFITPTDGKVNGIRSNYPHGNVSSATYTSQNGGKLGSSSVSGYSGTVFEPINEFKGDIARMYFYFATRYENNVAGYSFPMFDGSGNKVFTTAFLNLLITWHTQDPVSAREIARNNAIYARQNNRNPYIDHPEYVNQIWGGTPSSDTQAPTAPTNLASTSKTATSITLSWTASTDNVGVTGYDIYANSALKTTVSGVTATITGLTATTAYSIYVKAKDAAGNVSASSNTISVTTDSGGTGTTTDLLFSEYVEGSGNNKAVEIANNTGSSVSLASYTIKKQTNGSGSWSTGLALSGTLATGSKFVIVNSSISSSCYSTSAANISTTATEMAFNGNDPIGLFKNGILIDIIGTFNGGTANFGADVTLRRKSTVTSPSTTFNLSAQWDSFSQDTCANLGSKKVQPTAAEGEENLADYNGIIVYPNPSDGNFNINLNESGSSYAVEIVSFSGQKVFEKQNATENSISVSHLPSGIYILKIVKDSKTIIRKIIIN, via the coding sequence ATGAAAAAAAACTACTTTTTACTGTTATTGATGTTTGCCGCAACGGCATTTGCGCAAATTCCCACCGGCTATTACAACACCGCAACAGGAACAGGTTACACATTGAAAACACAATTGTACAACATTATTAAAGGTCATACCGATAACGGATATGCGGGATTGTACACCACTTATCAAACCTCAGATGTCGATAATTTTTTTGAAAACGACGGAACTGTTTTAGACATGTATTCCGAAAACCCATCCGGAACGGATCCTTACAATTATACCACAGGATCAACACAGCGTTGTGGGAACTACGTTTCAGAAGGCGATTGCTACAACAGAGAGCATATTATTCCGCAATCGGTTTTTAACGAACAATCTCCAATGGTATCCGATGCGCATTTTATCACTCCGACAGATGGAAAAGTAAACGGAATACGATCCAACTATCCTCACGGGAATGTTAGTTCTGCTACGTACACTTCTCAAAATGGAGGTAAATTAGGCTCCAGTTCGGTATCCGGATACTCAGGAACCGTTTTCGAACCTATAAACGAATTCAAAGGCGATATTGCCCGAATGTATTTTTATTTTGCCACTCGTTATGAAAATAACGTTGCAGGTTACTCTTTCCCTATGTTTGACGGATCAGGCAATAAAGTTTTTACTACGGCATTCTTAAATCTTCTAATAACCTGGCACACACAAGATCCTGTAAGCGCCAGAGAAATTGCCCGAAACAATGCCATCTATGCCCGTCAGAACAATAGAAACCCTTATATCGATCATCCGGAATATGTCAATCAAATTTGGGGAGGAACACCTTCTTCAGACACACAGGCTCCAACTGCACCAACAAACTTAGCTTCGACTTCAAAAACAGCAACTTCCATTACACTATCCTGGACTGCTTCTACCGATAATGTAGGCGTTACAGGTTACGATATTTATGCAAACAGCGCTTTAAAAACCACTGTTTCCGGTGTAACTGCAACTATAACAGGTTTAACCGCTACAACAGCTTATTCTATTTATGTAAAAGCAAAAGATGCCGCAGGAAATGTTTCCGCTTCAAGCAATACCATTTCAGTTACAACCGACAGTGGCGGAACCGGAACTACAACGGATCTCCTTTTCTCTGAATACGTTGAAGGGTCCGGAAACAATAAAGCAGTTGAAATTGCTAATAACACTGGAAGTTCTGTGAGCTTAGCTTCGTATACGATAAAAAAACAAACAAACGGCTCAGGTTCCTGGAGTACCGGTTTGGCTTTAAGCGGAACCTTAGCTACGGGAAGTAAATTTGTCATTGTAAACAGCTCCATATCTTCAAGCTGCTATTCAACCAGTGCGGCTAATATTTCGACAACAGCAACTGAAATGGCCTTTAACGGAAATGATCCTATTGGTTTATTCAAAAATGGCATTTTAATCGACATCATCGGAACTTTCAATGGTGGAACTGCTAATTTCGGAGCCGACGTAACTTTAAGAAGAAAATCAACCGTAACTTCACCAAGTACTACTTTTAATCTGAGCGCACAATGGGATTCATTTTCACAAGATACCTGTGCTAATTTAGGCAGCAAAAAAGTACAGCCTACTGCAGCAGAAGGAGAAGAAAACCTTGCGGATTATAACGGAATCATCGTTTATCCAAATCCTTCTGACGGGAATTTTAATATAAATTTAAACGAATCTGGCTCTTCTTATGCTGTAGAAATTGTTTCCTTTTCAGGACAAAAAGTTTTTGAAAAACAGAACGCGACAGAAAACAGCATTTCAGTAAGTCATTTACCAAGTGGTATTTATATTTTAAAAATTGTTAAAGATTCGAAAACTATCATCAGGAAAATAATCATTAACTAA